From the Candidatus Neomarinimicrobiota bacterium genome, one window contains:
- a CDS encoding O-antigen ligase family protein, producing MVSTLLTMFVSNNPFGDIKQIISIFEYAIVFWLGYTLNLDLKSQEISFKIITLVGSFIALTSILLATGFLDIHLGDVRAPRVSILKYRAIGWLEIYGSFGVWMQICLGIILASLMQPLFKKAYNYIILLVLLSGVFVSQSRATWLTTFLVLSVFLIMLLYFKLRKLKFGALIGGIASIGIVVVVYLSFWQFILDLFEYLIKIKPLSYVSRLNQYVLAISIIKDQPLLGLGADVFSQISADGSVLHNTFLDIYVRSGLIGFVGYVSIWMLPFFALIRTMVKLKDTRYKLFCVAYLIGIIGMCIQSQFYLADGFLLIWFFLGMATAFMSLQGVRKDVYLNA from the coding sequence ATGGTTAGTACTTTATTGACCATGTTTGTATCAAATAATCCTTTTGGAGATATAAAGCAGATTATTAGCATCTTTGAATATGCTATAGTATTTTGGCTGGGCTATACTTTAAATCTTGACTTGAAATCGCAGGAAATAAGTTTCAAGATCATAACGTTAGTCGGGAGTTTTATTGCACTAACATCAATACTCCTAGCTACTGGTTTTCTCGATATTCATCTTGGTGATGTTAGGGCACCTCGTGTAAGCATTTTAAAATATAGAGCAATTGGTTGGTTAGAGATTTATGGTTCATTTGGTGTTTGGATGCAGATTTGTTTGGGTATTATTCTTGCTTCTTTAATGCAACCTTTATTTAAAAAAGCCTATAATTATATAATTCTTCTTGTACTTTTAAGCGGCGTATTTGTTTCGCAATCGCGGGCGACATGGCTAACTACTTTCTTGGTTTTATCTGTTTTTCTTATAATGCTATTATATTTTAAATTAAGAAAACTAAAGTTCGGCGCACTAATAGGAGGCATTGCATCTATTGGCATAGTTGTTGTAGTATACTTAAGTTTTTGGCAATTTATTTTAGATTTATTTGAATATCTAATAAAAATAAAACCATTAAGTTATGTAAGCCGATTGAATCAATATGTTTTAGCGATTAGCATTATTAAAGATCAACCTCTTTTGGGTCTAGGCGCTGATGTTTTCAGTCAAATAAGTGCCGATGGTTCGGTTTTGCATAATACCTTTTTGGATATTTACGTGCGTTCTGGTTTGATAGGATTTGTTGGATATGTTAGTATCTGGATGTTACCTTTTTTTGCGTTAATAAGAACTATGGTAAAACTCAAAGACACTAGGTATAAATTATTTTGCGTTGCGTATTTAATTGGCATTATCGGAATGTGTATACAGAGCCAATTCTATTTAGCAGATGGGTTTCTTTTGATATGGTTTTTTTTGGGGATGGCAACTGCCTTTATGAGTTTGCAAGGAGTTAGAAAGGATGTCTACCTTAATGCATAA